Below is a window of Tolypothrix bouteillei VB521301 DNA.
GGCTCCTTTGCAGCATCGCATGGTAGCGCCGCCGTACCCGGCTTATCGCACTCACAAGAAATGTTAACAGCAGTCCGTTTGCTAGATGCAGAACGGGTAGACTCTTGGGACTTTGCTTTCAGAATATTTACGCAAGAGTTAAAGGTAGAAGATTTGACACCAAAAGCTTTAGTTTGTATTTGCGATAGCACAAACAAAGATGCTAGAACATTAGGAAAAGATTTAATCGCTCGCTACTTTCACAAAGTTCGGCATTTAGCAACCGATAACCCAACTGTAAACCTTCAGATTGCATCTGATTTTATCAAAGCCTTGCTTGCGCCTGAAAAGCATGAAGGTGTTTACAGTTATATTGTGCATTTGCTGAAAGAAGAATTAGATGGATGGATGACAAGCATCAATCGAGAAACAGTCATAAACCTACTTGCCGCTAAGTCTTCTGTGATACAAGAATTGGGTGGGTTATTGCTAACAGCGAATTTCCAAGATTTCTCTAGGGAATTTTCTACCTGCGAAATTGTTAAACTTGCCAACCACGAAATTGTTTCGGTGCGGAAAGCAGCCCTGCAGATGTTTTCACAAGTATTAGAGCGTGTACGTTCTCATTCCGAAGAAATGTTGGCAGCCGTGAAGATGTTAGAGTCGAAATGGGAAGATTCACGCGAATTTGCCTTCAAAATCTTTACCACAAAATTTAGTGCTCGTGAATTCACACCTCAGGTTTTAGTCTCTATATGCGATAGTGTGAGGGAAGATGTGAGAAGACTTGGACGCGATCTCTTAACTCGCAACTTCCAAACAGCTAACAGGGAAGACTATCTGTTGAAATTCAGCGAACATCCATCAGCCGATATGCAAAGATATGTGACAAACTTTTTAGAAAAATATGTAATCAATCAGCCCCAACACTTACGCGAGTTAACCCCTTACTTTATCACTGTATTATCAGCTGTCAATCGCGGACGAGTAGCCAAGCAAAGAATTTTTCATTTTTTAGAATCAGAAGCACAAAAAACTGAAGAAGCAGCAAGAATAGTAGCAGAAATTATGACACGGCACTCAGGCACCATGGCAATAGGAGATAAAGCAAAGGCTATACAAATTATGTTAAAAATTAACAAAAAGTATCCTTATTTGTCTTTACCTATTGAGGTAAAACCCGTCTCAAGAGTGAGAAGTTAGAAGATTTGGATATCGCCAAGAACATTAGAAAACTACTCCCTTTCCGCCATCAAATTACTAACGTTCTTCTCCTCTTTCTTCGTGTACTTTGCGTCTTTGCGGTTCATTTCATTAAGTAATCTTCAGGTAGGATAGGAGTCAAGACTGACAGAATATTTGTAGGGAGCATCCCAATGAGTGAAAAAACGCCGACGATTGCAAATCGCGCCTGTACAAACACAGCAAACCTACCCAGTATTCTATTCTGAGGGCAATGTGCTCCCTATTTGTAAAGCATACCGTTGGATCCCCCCTAGCCCCCCTTAAAAAGGGGGGAAAATACTTAAAAAGTCCCCCTTTTTAAGGGGGATTTAGGGGGATCTAAATTTTTGAACACCTCAACCACCATTCTTAACAACATCCTCAAAAAAAACTTATCTTTATCTTTGACGATCGCTAGATACGCGCATATAATCGAGCAAGAGTTTACTTGCAATTAGTACAAGATTCTTTGCAAGTATGTGATGGCACTAAAAATACAATATGCTTCTTAGTGTCGGTAAATCACGCGCTCGCTGTTGGTATACAATCCTTGCAATACGGGCGGTGGATCGCCGTCCTTGCGTTCAGTTGTGAAACAACTTCACTAACCGTCTCGTAACTTGGCGCGAGTACTCCTACTATCCGGTTTGACTTCCGTGAAGTGATAAATAGGAGTACTCCTGCTGCATGAGTTGAGACGTTTAGTCCTGAGGGATTTACGAAGGGAGAACCAATGGCAAACAGCGCGTGATTTTTTTTATTTCTCAAAATCCATCAACGATCTGGCGACTCTAAGAAAAGCAAGCGACAATAGAAAGTTACAAGAGTCAGTGGGTGAGTGGTGTTAAATGAAACTCATAAAACGTACAACCCTTCAGTATCAAGAAGGGACATCAGATAAAGTTTACGAAGTGGATTTGTGCCAAATCAATGAGGGGCGTTATGTCGTCAATTTTCGCTACGGGCGGCGCGGTACAAATCTTAAAGAAGGTACGAAAACGACTCAGCCTGTATCCATAGCAGAAGCAGAAAAAGCATTTAATAAACTCGTTGAAGAAAAAACAAAGAAAGGATACCGCGATATTTCTATCCCAGTAACGAGCACCACTCCCCAGATTCAACCAGTACATACAGCACCACCTACCAGCGAAGATCCGCGCACGCAGGCAATTCTTAACCGTCTTGCAAACAATCAGCCCAGTAAGTGGAAGCTAGAGAGGGCGATTTGGCGTGCTGGAGAACTGAGAATTCGTGAAGCCACCCCTTTACTACTCCAGCTGATTGGCACTGGCGCACCTCTGAGAGATTATTGTATTGCTTGGGCATTAGGTTGGTGCGGCGATGGAGAAGCGATTCCCGCACTCATGCATTTATATCAAAATCCTTCAACTCCTGAATTTATCAAACGTATTGCGTTTGAAGCGATCGCGAAACTCTCAACTCCACAAGCAAAAGCAGCTTGGCAAATGGAATTAATTGAGTTTTTGCCAGTAGAACTGCGTGTATTGGCGAGAAATGGTGCGGCTGAAGAATTTAAAACAGCTTTAAATCACTATTTAAATCATCACGACTACAGGCGTTATGAAGTTCTCGATAAAATTTATCAAATTGATAACCAATACGTTCGCCCAGCACTGCTCGATATTATCTCTCATGCACCTTTAAAACCAAATTACTTCCAAAGATTGCGCCACATTTTTAAAGTAGCTGAATACCGCCATGATGCGGAAGTATTTGGTATCCTTGCCTATCGTTTTGACTGTGTGAGAGCAAACTTTTCTAGCCAAAAAGACTCTGTAAGGTTGCCAGACAAAACCCATCTTAGAAAAAGATTTTATGGCAATTATAACAGCGTTACGAGACGCTTTGAAGTTATAAAAAATGAAATAGAAGAAGAACTCAAAAATCCTCAATCAAGAATTGCTTACAGCAGCAACACTCGCCAATATCTATGTCGCCGCGTGTGGCGCACTCTCAAAAAACTAGGAGAAGAGAGCGATGCTGAATACATCAGAATGGCTGTTAGCATTCTTCTTCAGTATTCCGATGTTGAATGTGTTAGGGAGACAATCTTTTCTTGGAGAAGTAACTGGTTTAAATATGCTGAGTATTTAACCTTCAATCATATCCTCTATGAAAACAGTTCCCGCTATCGGTTAATTCCGAATTCTAGAACTTGGACTTGGAGGTATCAGAAAGGAGATTATAACGATGATGCAGAACCAACAACGAGAGACGAGGCTTTTCCAGAACTTTGGGAACAAAACCCACAAGCATTGCTCCAGCTTCTACTAGAAAGTCAATGTCTTCCAGTACATCATTTTGCGACCAAATCTTTAAGGCATTGTTATCATTTTTGTCTATCTATTGAAGTAGATACTCTAATAAAACTGATTCAGAAACCTTACGTAGTCACAGTACAATTGGGTTTTGAATTGGCGTTTCTTAACTACAACTCCAAACAACCAAACAAAGAATTGGTAATTGCAGTAGCAAATTGCTTGTTACCAAGCGCTCGTACCCAAGCTTATCGTTGGGTTGAGGAAAACCGCGAATATTTTCTTGAAGACAGCAATTTTATAGCAGCGTTAATTGCTAGCAAACAAACAGAAACACGCCTCTTTGCTCGTAGACTTTTAGGTTATTCCATTCTTAATGACAATCGAACTAGAGTTTTGATTGGGTGTATTATTGCTGAGTTGTTAGCATTGACACCAGATAAGGGAGGCGAGTTAGCGAAAGAAATTGGCGAGACTCTTCTCTTGAGTTTTACACCACAATTACGAACTTTAGGTTTGGGTGTTGTTAATGATTTACTCGCTCATCCTTTGGTAGAAATTCAAGAAATAGGCGTTCGTATTTTACTGAATCATGAAACGAGGGCTGAAAATTTACCGCCGCAAATCATTGAATCACTCCTTGCTTCACCGCATGAATCATTAAGGGTTCTCGGTATCAGATTGTTTGGACAGCTACCAGATGAGAAACTTATGGGCGAGGAGAGTGTTTTGATAGTAGCGATCGCAGTGAATCCTGTAGAAGAGATTCGCAATGCAATCAAACCTATTATTCGCCGATTGGGAACATCTTCCCCCAATTTTGCCGTACAGCTAGCATCAGATTTTATCGAAATTTTGCTAACTCCGGAACAACATGAAGGCGTTCACAACTTCTTGGCGCGTCTTCTCCGGGAAGATTTATCAGGATGGATGACAAGCGTTCGTAAAGACACTGCTTTGCAGTTATTGAGAGCGCAATCTTCTGCTACACAGGAACTTGGTGGTTTGGTACTTGAAGCCAACAGCCAAAGTTGGATTTCAGAAATCACCACTAGCGAAATTGTCAAATTAGCCAACCACGAAATTGTATCGGTGCGGAAAGCAGCACAGCAAATGTTTTCACAAATCTTAGAGCGGGTGCGCTCCCATTCTGAAGAAATGTTAGCAGCTGTGAGGATGTTAGAGGCGAAGTGGGAAGATTCACGCGAATTTGCCTTCAAAATTTTTACAACACAATTTGGTGCTCGTGAATTCACCCCTCAAGTTTTAGTATCTATCTGCGATAGTGTGAGGGAAGAGGCGAGAAGACTGGGGCGCGATCTATTAACTCGCAACTTCCAAATATCTGACAGTGAAGAATATTTGTTGAAATTCAGCGAACATCCATCAGGCGATATGCAAATGTTTGTCACCAACTACTTAGAAGAGTATGCAGGAAATCAGCCCAAACACTTGCGCGAGTTGACGTCTTATTTTATCACGGTATTATCAACTGTCAATCGCGGAAGAGTAGCCAAGCAAAGAATTTTTCATTTTTTAGAATCAGAAGCACAAAAAAATGAAGAAACAGCAAGAATAGTTGCAGAAATTATGACACGTCACTCAGCTACCATGGCAATAGGAGACAAAGCAAAAAGCATACAAATCCTCCTAAAAATCCACAAAAAATATCCTCATTTGTCTGTCCCCATCCAGATCAAAGACGTATCAGAAATCAGGCTTTGAAACAACCAGATAATATTCAAAAAATACTCTCAGCGCTCTCTGCGCCTCTGCGGTTAAAAAATTAATAAAAGGAGTTTAACATGGAATTTAACTACACCTATAAAGGCAGTACAGAAGTTTCAGGAAATGGGACAAGCACGCAAATGTCCTTTTCCCCAGACACCAAACGTCCACCAACATACTTTATCGGGGAATTGCGGCAAAACGTGGCATTTCGCGAAGCAATAAGTGCGTTACACGATGTCGTTGTTTCCGATATGCGGTTCAAACCTAAAGATAAAACAGCATACAAAGAATGGCGTGCCAAACAAGAAGAAATCAATTGGGACTTAATAACAGCAAGGCGGCAAGATGTCGCAACACAAATCAAAACATTGCGAGAGGAATTGAATGAGCTAAACAGGCAAAGCTACGAACGATTGCGACCTTATTATAAAGCTAGGGGAGAATTCCAGCGATATGTTTGGGAAAATCGGCTAGATTTTTATTTTGTTTTCGATCCAGTGATTACTGTTCATCCTGATGAAGTCTTTTTTGAATGCTTTAGTGTTGATGAATCTAGCTATGGGCGGCTGGGTGCAAGTTACGAGGTCTTTAAAAATATCAGTGAATTTGCTTGCGGTACAACAAATGTTGATTACTCAGCAGCACTATATGACGAGTTCCAAAAAGTCCGCAGTTATAAAACAACCCAGTTGCAAGTTGACCCTTCGGGTTTTGAAGTTCAAACAACCAATGAAGCAGCTTACAAAGAAGTCAAAATCGATCTACCAGATAGTTGGGTGAGAGGGTTTTTACAAGTGAGTTCGGCGATGTCTTTACCCGCAACACGCTTTGACTTACACCCAATGGACATCCACAATATTTGTTTTGTCTTGCGTCGCCATAAAGAGAAACAAGGACCGCGAGGAATGCGCTATCACCTAAAACCGGGGGAACCCGTGCGGGTTGTGTTTGAACCCTGGGAGATAGAAGTCGTTTGTCCGCGATCGCCCTACTTGGGAAACGAACCGCAAACCATTCGGGTTTGGGGACGCCGACGCCTTCACATCTTAGAACGCCTCATTCCCGTTGCCAAAAAGTTTACCGTTCATCTGTTAGGTACGGGTATGCCTTCATTCTACGTTGCTGACTTGGGAGATATGTCCTTTACCCTCGGTTTATCGGGATGGACGGCGAATGATTGGTCGCAATCTGGTAACTTTGATTTAATGGCACCCCGTGCTGATGTTGACGAATGGACGCAAAAAATTATATTTGACGGGCTGCGAGAAAATTGGGTAGAAACTGCAGATCGCCTTGCACAGCGCTTAAATTTAAGCCGTACTTCAGTTCTAGGAGCTTTAAGTGCTTATACGCAAGCCGGACGTGTTATTTACGATCTAAACAAACAAGTCTATCGGGTGCGGGAACTCAGCCGAGAACCTTTACCAGTAGAACGTTTGCGGTTTGCCAACGAACGGGAAGAAAATGCAACAAGGTTTTTGAGTCAAAGAGCAGTGCAAGTGACATCAGTAAATAACAGTAACGATAGCTTAGTATTAGAAGGCACTGTAAAAGATTGGGAAAAAACTTATAGTCCATCTTTGACGATCGATAGAGATGAGCGTATAATTAATGCAGAGTGTACCTGCAAATGGCATCAGCAAAACAAGCTGTACAAAGGTCCTTGCGAACACATTCTGGCATTGCGAATGCAATATGCTCGTCAGTGTCAGTAAAAAAAATCACGCACTTAATTGTTGGTAAAAAATCCTTGCAATCTGGGCGGTGGATCGCCGTCCGTGCGTTTAGTTTAGCCATACATCACTAGCCCACTCTTGACTGTGCGGTCTTACGGTACTACCATGGTATTCCGGGTTGACATCCATGTAGTGAATGACCCAGGTAGTACCGTGACCGCTGAGTTGAGTTGTCTAGTCCTGAGGGATTTACGAAGGGAAAGCCAACTTATTAAACTTGCGTGATTTTTTTACACCAAAAGACTTACGCATAGCCCCCTTTATTTTTTTACACCAAAAGACTTACACATAACCCCCCTTTTTAAGGAAACGGTGGTGTACGCATCTTTAGAGATCCCCCTAAATCGCCCAATAAATTGGGCGATTGAAGAATTTCCCCCCTTTTTAAGGGGGGTTAGGGGGGATCGAAACTGCTAGAAGGCATTTTAAGAAACTTGTGTACACCACCGTAGCTCTTTTTAAGAGGGTTTGGGGGGATCGACAACCTGTAAAATCTCCAAAATGGGTTGAGGTTGCGTAAGCCCCAATTACCTCTACCAAAATCAAAAGAGTACGAATAACCAGGATGACTGACCAACCCCGTACCCGCCAAGAACTCTACGAACGTATCCGTCAAATAGGTAGAGAAGAATTTATCCTTGAAGAAATGATTCGTTACGGTTTCTGGCCCGCTGAAGGTACAATACCTCAAGACCCTGCGGATGAAATTCGCCGTGTTGGAGAAATACGGCGGGAACTGGAAGAACTCAGACAGGAAAGCAGCCGTCTCCACAACGAAAAGGAGCTGCGGAAAGAGATGCTCAAGCAGCGCTTAGCCGAGTCGCGGCGCAAGCGCCAGGAAACCAAGGAACGGCGGGAACGGGAAAGACAAGAACGTGCGGAAGCCTGGAAGCAAAAAAAACAGCAAGAGATTGTTTATCTTGGTGAGGGAGTCTCAGCTGGCTTAAATGAGACTGAAGGTGATAGCGAAAGGCTCCAAAGCTATGGCTTACCACTCTGCAACACAGCCAATGAAATTGCTACTGCAATGGGCATAAACGTAGGAAAATTGAGATTTTTAGCCTTCGATCGCAAAACCTCCACAGTCAGCCACTATATCCGTTTCAAAATGCCCAAAAAAACTGGAGGAGAACGGTTGATATCAGCCCCCCTACCCAGTTTAAAACAGGCACAGCATTGGATTTTAGGAAATATTTTGCAAAAGTTAGAAGTTCACGAAGCTGCACACGGTTTTCGGTGCGATCGTTCCATAGTCACCAACGCCACCCCCCATGTTGGTGCTGATGTCATTATCAACTTTGACCTCAAAGATTTTTTCCCCTCTATTTCTTACAAACGAGTTAAAGGGCTTTTCCGCTCCTTTGGTTATTCTGAAGCAGCAGCAACAATATTTAGTTTGCTGTGTACGGCTGCTGAGGTTGAAGAACTAGAACTCGATGGCAAGACATATTATGTCGCACTCGAAGAACGCCACCTCCCACAAGGTTCCCCCGCCAGTCCAGCAATCACTAACTTGCTGTGTCGCCGTCTCGACAAACGCTTAACAGCGATCGCACAAGAATTAGGTTTCAGTTACACCCGTTATGCTGATGACCTTACCTTCTCAGCATCCGGAGATAGCTTGCGTCATATCTGTAATCTCCTCAAACGTACAGAATCCGCAGTCATTTATGAAGGTTTTGCCATCAACCAAGAGAAAACCAGAATTTTACGAAAATCCAGTCAGCAGGAAGTCACCGGAGTTGTTGTCAATGACAAACTCAATATCTCTAAGAAAACCTTAAAGCAATTCCGTGCAACCCTTTATCAAATAGAGAAAGATGGACTAGAAGGTAAATCTTGGGGAAATTCTTCAGATGTTCTGGCTGCAGTCAGTGGTTTTGCTAATTTTGTAGTCATGGTTAATCCTGAAAAAGGCGCTGAGTTTCAACAGCAGATACAAAGAATTAGAAAGAAGTACAAACAGAAAAAATAATTGTCCTTATTAACCCTCTTTTATCACTTTCGTCAAAGAAAATTTGAACTCCCGTTTTTACCTTAGTCCGCGTATAGCCCTTACGGGCATAGCCTGCGGCATTGCGTAGCGTGCGCTTTGCGCTTAGGCGGACTTTGTTTGTATAGCAGCCAATTCTATTCGCTTTAATTATTCTCTCTCTAGACGGCTACCCGTTCTTTGGAAGTGATTTATGTATAGGCAAAACTCTGGGAATATTACTATCTTGATAATTATCATGTCGATTGCTGTGACTGCAATAGGCGTGCGTAATTTTGAATTGTTTTTAAACACTACTTGTTTGGTGAATACTTTGCCTGCTGTCAGTAAACACTGCAAGTAGAAGCAAAAATCTTTGGATTGTCAGCCGATTTTATCAAAAGATCGCTCTACGTTGCTTTGTATTGCTTAACCTGAAATTGTCACCGTATTGCACTTCTAAGGCGCGAGGGAGAGAAATTTCCCTCCTCTAAACTCTAGATGGAGTTTGATAGATGACTTAACCCCGAACTGGGAGCGAGATGAAGAACTCAGTGCCTTGTCCTAATTCCGACTGGACTTCGAGCCGTCCATCATGTCTCTCGACCACAATCTGACGGGCGATCGCTAAGCCTAACCCCGTTCCTTTGCCAACCTCTTTAGTGGTAAACAAGCGATCGAAAATCTTAGATTTGACTTCCTCATTCATACCTTTACCGTTGTCACCAATACGAATTTCGACCGTATTTTGTTTGGATAATAATACAGTTTGAATCGTGATTTGTTGGGGATGATTTTCTAACTTTTTAAAGGTTGTTTGCTGTGCCATTTCATCGAACATATCAATCGCATTGGCCAGAATGTTCATAAACACCTGGTTAAGCTGACCGGGGAAGCAATTAATTTCGGGGATGTCACCGTAGTTTCGTATAACTTTAATAGCAGGTCGATTTTCATTCGCTTTGAGTCGATACTTGAGCATCAACAGCGTACTATCTAACCCTTCGTGCAAGTTGGCGCTAACTTTGTGTTCCGTATCGGCGCGAGAGAAAGTACGCAGGCTAGTGCTAATGCCCTTAATGCGATCGGTCGCGCCTTTCATCGAGTCAATTAACTTGGGTAAATCCTCCAATAGAAACTCCAGGTCAATCTTTTCAGCCAATTCAGCCACCGAACCAGTAGGGGGCTGGTGCTGCTGATATGTGTCTAGATACTCACACAGGTCTTGTACGTAATCTTTAGCATTGTTAATACTGCCGTTAAGGAAGCCAACTGGATTATTAATTTCGTGAGCAACTCCAGCCACCAAGTTACCTAAAGTAGCCATTTTTTCGTTTTGCACAATCTGAAGCTGAGATTCTTCAAGCTGTTGAGCGTAGGCTTGGGCTTGCTGATAGAGGCGAGCATTCTCCAGTGAAATCGCAGCTTGGGCACAGAGCAGATTCAGCAACTCAACGCGATCGCGGGTAAAGGCTCCTATTGCCAGGTTATTTTCCAGATAGACCATGCCCAGCAACTTGCCTTGTTGTAAAATGGGGCTGCACAGCAGACTCTTAGGTTGTTGGTTTTGGATATAGACATCAGCGCTCGATACCGAATCTTGCGCGGCGTTGGCAATCACAGCTGGTTGCAAGCTGCGTTTGACTTTTGTGACCAGACTGATGGGCACTACACCACTATCGACAAGCGACTGCGTTGGATGCAGAATCTGCGTTTCGATTTTTCGAGATTCCGTCAGTGCTGCCCTAGCCTGAACCGTGAGATTTTGCCCCTCACTTAACATCAAAACGCACTGCGTAGCACCTGAGGTTTGCATTACTGTCAGCAAGAGAGTGCCAATTAACCGCTCGATCTCAATTTCACTGGAAAGGGTTTGAGACGCTTTAAGGATGGCAACTAGATCCAGGGTATCAGAAAGACTAGTGGAAGAAGCACTAGTCGAGCTGAAAGTTCCAGTGGCAAATAAAGTTTCGTCAACACAGAGTGGTATCTGCGCTTGTTGGAGGATAGGAGCGAGCAGTTGAGGATAGCGAGTTTCTAAGTCGGAGAGTTTGGCTTTTGCCCCCCAACGAGCATAGCCATAGTAGGCTTCAATCATGTAGGCTTGTGCGACCCGCTCTTTGTTCCAATCCAGGTAAAATTTTGCCGCCAGTTCATTGGCAACGGCTTCTTCCTGAGGGTAGCCATTGGCTTTGGCACCCGCGATCGCCAGGTCATAAAGTTCTAGAGCTTGTGTTTTACAATTGAGGAGTTGATGTTTTTGCGCTTCAACTAAATGATATTTATGCAAGTAATTCATGGGAGCATAATGCGCCCATTCTTTTAACTTTGCTTGATTTTCTTGCAATCGCTGCCATCGCGGTTCCGATTCCGACATCGATTCCGGCGGAGTAGCAAGCACGGTGAGAGAATCATAGAAATATAAGATCGGTTCAACGATATTTCCCATACCCCCAGCCAAATACTGTCGGGTTTGAGCAGCATCGTGTTCCGCTTTAGCAAAGTCTTCAAGCCAGTAATTTAATGTGAATCGATACAGGTAAAAGTAGCATAATCGGTAAAAATCATTGGAGACTTTTGCTTCAGCAAGGATTTTTTCTTCATAGGAATTCTGGCGTAAGGGAATCTCGTTCTCTGACTGACCCAGCAGAATGAGAGCCGCCTGCCAGTAAGCCAAAACACAGTTTGCTGCCGTGAATTGGTGGAGGTCGCACAACTGTTGGTAATAGGCATGAATTTGGGGTTCGAGTTCAGCGAGCGGTTGACCGCACCAGTAGGCATTCAAGCAGAACAACTGAGCATCGTAGCCAAGAAATTCTAGATTGCCGGTTTCCAATCCTGCTTGATATCCTTCTTGAAGAATTGGCAGTGTTTCTTGTAAATGGGTAGTCCAATGACCAACATATCCTCCCATTAACAGGGCTGTTGCCGGTAGAATATTTTTGGCATCTGGTTCTGAGGCGAGTTGGTATCCTAATTGCCCGAACTGAGGCACCTTTGTCATCTCTCCCCACAGGGTTCTAAGTTGGAAGGCGTAACCGGCGTAGCAATACGCCGAAACAGGACTATTGCCAAATTGAATTGACAACTTGGCCTGTAGCGCAACAATTAGGAAATAGAGCATTGAGCCAGTCATGTAACAGACGGGTGTCAGCCGAGCCGCATTTTGCATAATGGCTAACTGCTGGGGGTCTGTCATTTTCGGCAGATGAATGAATGACTCAATCGAGCGACCCTCAATTAAGGCATCGATTTCCAGCTTGATCGGTCGAATATCCTCTAACGTTGGGCTGTCTGGCAGGTTCACGCCCAACATTTGGAAGACTGATTGACCGATCGCGATCGCTTCTAAAAATTGATTGCGGGCTACCAACGCCTGAATTCTGACTTGATAGACTTGCACTTGTTCTAAAGGCGTTTTCGCAAAATGAATCACCGCTTC
It encodes the following:
- a CDS encoding trifunctional serine/threonine-protein kinase/ATP-binding protein/sensor histidine kinase, which gives rise to MTSLARQFPNISGYTLVEQLYLGSRTAVYRGVQKSQQCPVVIKTLRHDYPSFNELVQFRNQYAIAKSLDIPGIVQPMSLEPYANGYALVMADIGGISLRHYIQASPLSIEQFWPIALQIVDVLHQLYQQRIIHKDIKPANILIQPQTRQIKLIDFSIASLLPRETQEIQNRNVLEGTLAYISPEQTGRMNRGIDYRSDFYSLGITFFELLAGKLPFQADEPMEMVHAHLAKQPPSVCDLNPDLPIMLGEIISKLMAKNAEDRYQSALGLKHDLMKCQEEYRVAGKHTWFKLGQRDISDRFLIPEKLYGREQEVQTLLDAFGRVANGASELMLVAGFSGIGKTAVVNEVHKPIVRWHGYFIKGKFDQFNRNLPFSAFVQAFRDLMDQLLSSDDKQLQEWKAKILAAVGDNGQVLIEMIPELEQVIGQQPPVPELSGSAAQNRFNLLFQKFITEFAKPEHPLVIFLDDLQWADSASLNLLKLLLTERDTYGGKQRGYLFIIGAYRDNEVFPTHPLMLMLDEIKKAQTPIHALTLEPLSQTDVTQLTADTLSCSVELAQPLTELLYQKTKGNPFFLTQFLKALHEDGYISFDFHLGHWQCDLVTVKLLALTDDVVEFMALQLQKLPAATQTVLKLAACIGAQFDLATLAIVNERSPEDTAIDLWKALQEGVILPITEVYKFYQPSELKVAEVNSLTTFNCSYRFLHDRVQQAAYSLIPDERKQTTHYQIGQLLLQQVSSAAREERIFEIVNQLNYGTTLVEEQQERDELAQLNLTACRKARLATAYQAAREYATVGLKLLGTDAWHRQYEMTLSLHDLAAEVAFLVGDFEQMDWWIEAVIHFAKTPLEQVQVYQVRIQALVARNQFLEAIAIGQSVFQMLGVNLPDSPTLEDIRPIKLEIDALIEGRSIESFIHLPKMTDPQQLAIMQNAARLTPVCYMTGSMLYFLIVALQAKLSIQFGNSPVSAYCYAGYAFQLRTLWGEMTKVPQFGQLGYQLASEPDAKNILPATALLMGGYVGHWTTHLQETLPILQEGYQAGLETGNLEFLGYDAQLFCLNAYWCGQPLAELEPQIHAYYQQLCDLHQFTAANCVLAYWQAALILLGQSENEIPLRQNSYEEKILAEAKVSNDFYRLCYFYLYRFTLNYWLEDFAKAEHDAAQTRQYLAGGMGNIVEPILYFYDSLTVLATPPESMSESEPRWQRLQENQAKLKEWAHYAPMNYLHKYHLVEAQKHQLLNCKTQALELYDLAIAGAKANGYPQEEAVANELAAKFYLDWNKERVAQAYMIEAYYGYARWGAKAKLSDLETRYPQLLAPILQQAQIPLCVDETLFATGTFSSTSASSTSLSDTLDLVAILKASQTLSSEIEIERLIGTLLLTVMQTSGATQCVLMLSEGQNLTVQARAALTESRKIETQILHPTQSLVDSGVVPISLVTKVKRSLQPAVIANAAQDSVSSADVYIQNQQPKSLLCSPILQQGKLLGMVYLENNLAIGAFTRDRVELLNLLCAQAAISLENARLYQQAQAYAQQLEESQLQIVQNEKMATLGNLVAGVAHEINNPVGFLNGSINNAKDYVQDLCEYLDTYQQHQPPTGSVAELAEKIDLEFLLEDLPKLIDSMKGATDRIKGISTSLRTFSRADTEHKVSANLHEGLDSTLLMLKYRLKANENRPAIKVIRNYGDIPEINCFPGQLNQVFMNILANAIDMFDEMAQQTTFKKLENHPQQITIQTVLLSKQNTVEIRIGDNGKGMNEEVKSKIFDRLFTTKEVGKGTGLGLAIARQIVVERHDGRLEVQSELGQGTEFFISLPVRG